Proteins encoded by one window of Gemmatimonadaceae bacterium:
- a CDS encoding chorismate mutase gives MTPADVQELASVRAEIEAVDATIVAALAQRMALARAVRGVKARAGQPVLDPAREADVVARVGARARAAGLPEDDVRALYWHIMAMARRTQLSIPKSE, from the coding sequence ATGACGCCCGCCGATGTTCAGGAGCTGGCGAGTGTGCGCGCCGAAATCGAAGCCGTGGATGCGACGATCGTGGCGGCGCTCGCGCAGCGCATGGCGCTCGCTCGGGCGGTGCGGGGGGTGAAGGCGCGCGCGGGGCAGCCGGTGCTGGATCCCGCGCGTGAGGCGGATGTGGTGGCGCGGGTGGGCGCCCGTGCGCGGGCCGCGGGACTGCCGGAAGACGACGTCCGGGCACTGTACTGGCACATCATGGCGATGGCGCGCCGGACGCAGCTGTCTATTCCAAAATCCGAGTAG
- the aroF gene encoding 3-deoxy-7-phosphoheptulonate synthase, with product MIIVTTPGITPDALDRILQHVEAAGLRTHVSRGEHRTIVGCIGDDGALSEHGLTQLEGVDRVMPVLKPYKLASREFSVGDTAIRLGDPADTVIGGRDIVVMAGPCSVEGRAMLFETAHAVQAAGARLLRGGAFKPRSSPYAFQGMGEVGLELLAEVRAETGMPIVTEVMDPRQVELVARYADVLQIGARNMQNFPLLSEVGTVQRPVLLKRGLSGTITELLMAAEYVMAQGNGDVMLCERGIRTYETATRNTMDVAAIPVLKRETHLPVIVDPSHAGGRAHLVTPLALAAIAAGADGLIVEVHPDPACAKSDGEQSLTPNAFAQMMDAVARVADAVGRGAPWRQPTEVA from the coding sequence ATGATCATCGTCACCACCCCTGGCATCACTCCCGACGCGCTCGACCGCATTCTCCAGCACGTCGAGGCCGCCGGCTTGCGCACCCACGTTTCGCGCGGCGAACACCGCACCATCGTGGGGTGCATCGGTGATGACGGCGCGCTTTCCGAGCACGGGCTGACGCAGCTCGAGGGTGTCGATCGCGTGATGCCGGTGCTCAAGCCGTACAAGCTCGCCTCGCGTGAGTTCTCAGTGGGCGATACGGCGATTCGTCTGGGCGATCCGGCGGACACGGTGATCGGTGGCCGCGACATCGTCGTGATGGCGGGCCCGTGCTCGGTGGAGGGGCGCGCCATGCTCTTCGAAACGGCGCACGCGGTGCAGGCGGCGGGGGCGCGACTGCTGCGCGGCGGCGCCTTCAAGCCGCGATCGAGTCCGTATGCCTTTCAGGGGATGGGCGAAGTGGGACTTGAACTGCTCGCCGAGGTGCGTGCGGAAACGGGAATGCCGATCGTGACCGAAGTGATGGATCCGCGGCAGGTGGAGCTCGTGGCGCGTTACGCCGATGTCCTGCAGATCGGCGCGCGCAACATGCAGAACTTCCCGTTGCTGAGCGAAGTCGGAACGGTGCAGCGCCCGGTGCTGCTCAAGCGTGGGCTGAGTGGCACCATTACCGAACTCCTCATGGCCGCCGAGTATGTGATGGCGCAGGGGAACGGCGATGTGATGCTGTGTGAACGCGGGATCCGCACCTACGAAACGGCCACGCGCAATACGATGGACGTCGCGGCCATTCCGGTGCTCAAGCGCGAGACGCACCTTCCGGTGATCGTGGACCCGAGTCATGCCGGTGGGCGCGCGCATCTCGTGACGCCGCTCGCGCTGGCGGCGATCGCCGCCGGTGCCGATGGCCTGATCGTGGAGGTCCATCCGGATCCCGCGTGTGCGAAGAGCGATGGCGAGCAGAGTCTCACGCCGAACGCGTTCGCGCAGATGATGGACGCGGTGGCGCGCGTGGCCGACGCGGTGGGCCGTGGTGCGCCGTGGCGTCAACCGACGGAGGTGGCATGA
- a CDS encoding M28 family peptidase: MTHFLARPTAVALALLATATTRVAAQTSTALTPLSQAIAARMDGQRAFTTVDYVQRFFRLPGNRGFDNAIDTVAALLRAAGYVREDSAPPTARLVYRVESRPMAQPAWTPVDARLGIVGRSTPLQAFATNLNMIAINSGSTPEGGITADLVDVGAGTDADFAKMDVTGKIVFSTGQARQVFPRAMQKGAIGVLNTQKLPEYNQQSKNARAIQFTSVPRDTIRNGWTIWVSKQSADTLRAALAAGPVKVTALVKTLFENRPERTVVAEIRGRTTPAERFVYSAHVQEPGANDNATGVGALAEMARVAADLVKRGLANPQRTVTFLWGDEIRSTDRFLKEDSVRRAGVKWGMSLDMVGENTEKTGGTFLIEKMPDPSAVWVRGEDQHTEWGGRAIAEKEIRAYWFNDFVRQRCLDRARTTKWVVKANPFEGGSDHTPFLNAQIPAVLLWHFTDQFYHTDLDRIEMVSASSLANVGVCALSTGLLLADGSAAITKAALAELTQVAERTLATQAQLSRDTIAKGATVADEQHVLEVWRDYYLAAIAKITDITVGPIDLAADISKAQDRVRRAVPVLK; the protein is encoded by the coding sequence ATGACTCATTTTCTTGCACGGCCAACCGCCGTGGCCCTCGCCCTTCTGGCCACGGCCACGACGCGCGTTGCAGCGCAGACCAGCACGGCCCTCACGCCGCTCAGTCAGGCGATCGCCGCCCGCATGGATGGGCAACGCGCCTTCACCACCGTGGACTATGTGCAGCGCTTCTTCCGGCTGCCCGGGAATCGCGGCTTCGACAATGCCATCGATACCGTGGCCGCGCTGCTCCGCGCCGCGGGCTACGTGCGCGAGGACAGTGCGCCACCCACCGCGCGCCTCGTGTACCGCGTGGAGTCGCGCCCCATGGCCCAGCCCGCCTGGACACCGGTCGACGCGCGGCTCGGCATCGTGGGACGAAGCACGCCGCTGCAAGCGTTCGCCACCAACCTGAACATGATCGCCATCAACTCGGGCTCGACGCCCGAGGGTGGCATCACGGCCGATCTCGTTGACGTGGGCGCCGGCACCGACGCCGACTTTGCCAAGATGGATGTCACCGGCAAGATCGTCTTCAGCACCGGCCAGGCGCGGCAGGTCTTCCCGCGCGCCATGCAGAAGGGTGCGATTGGCGTGCTCAACACGCAGAAGCTGCCGGAGTACAACCAGCAGTCCAAGAATGCGCGCGCCATTCAGTTCACCAGCGTCCCGCGTGACACCATCCGCAACGGCTGGACGATCTGGGTCTCCAAGCAGAGCGCCGACACGCTGCGCGCCGCCCTCGCAGCGGGTCCGGTGAAAGTCACCGCCCTCGTGAAGACGCTCTTCGAGAATCGACCCGAGCGGACCGTGGTCGCCGAAATTCGTGGTCGCACCACGCCCGCCGAGCGCTTCGTGTACTCGGCGCACGTGCAGGAGCCCGGCGCCAACGACAACGCCACCGGCGTGGGGGCGCTCGCCGAAATGGCGCGCGTCGCCGCCGATCTCGTGAAGCGCGGCCTCGCCAACCCGCAGCGTACGGTGACCTTCCTCTGGGGCGACGAGATCCGCAGCACCGACCGCTTCCTCAAGGAAGACTCCGTGCGCCGCGCCGGCGTGAAGTGGGGGATGTCGCTCGACATGGTGGGCGAGAACACCGAGAAGACCGGCGGCACGTTCCTGATCGAAAAGATGCCCGACCCGAGCGCGGTGTGGGTGCGCGGCGAAGACCAGCATACCGAGTGGGGCGGCCGCGCGATCGCCGAGAAGGAGATCCGCGCCTACTGGTTCAACGACTTCGTGCGCCAGCGCTGCCTCGATCGCGCCAGGACCACCAAGTGGGTCGTGAAGGCCAACCCGTTCGAAGGCGGCAGTGATCACACGCCCTTCCTCAACGCGCAGATCCCGGCCGTGCTGCTCTGGCACTTCACCGACCAGTTCTACCACACCGATCTCGATCGCATCGAGATGGTCAGCGCCAGCTCACTCGCCAACGTGGGGGTGTGCGCACTCAGCACGGGGCTGCTGCTCGCCGATGGCTCCGCCGCCATCACCAAGGCAGCCCTGGCCGAGCTCACGCAGGTCGCCGAGCGCACCCTCGCGACGCAGGCGCAGCTCTCCCGCGATACCATCGCCAAGGGCGCGACGGTCGCCGACGAACAGCACGTGCTGGAGGTCTGGCGCGACTACTACCTGGCGGCGATCGCCAAAATCACCGACATCACCGTCGGGCCGATCGATCTGGCGGCGGATATCAGCAAGGCGCAGGACCGGGTACGGCGCGCCGTTCCAGTTCTCAAGTAA
- the bchE gene encoding magnesium-protoporphyrin IX monomethyl ester anaerobic oxidative cyclase → MRLVFVQPNYHAGGAEIAGNWPPGWVAYIGGALKAAGFTDITFVDAMTNHISDDALAQKLRELKPDAVLATAITPMIFQAQRTLQVAREVNPNVHTILGGIHPTFMYQQVFSEAPWIDYIVRGEREEIISELMLAIQDGTVLEKRREIKGIAFVDNGQVIATPARPVIADLDSLTPDWSLLEWDKYIYIPLNCRVAVPNFARGCPFTCRFCSQWKFWRKYRTRDPKKFVDEIETLVREHNVGFFILADEEPTINKKKFIALCEALIERNLPVTWGINTRVTDILRDEKELPLYRKAGLVHVSLGTEAAAQLKLDRFRKQTTLEQNKRAIRLLKEAGMIAEAQFIIGLENETPETIEETYKYSQDWEPDMANWNMYTPWPFAELFQELGDRVEVRDYSKYNFVTPIIQPDAMTRDQVLKGVLRNYARFYAKKAFLSYPWQKDPFKRKYLRGCLRAFAKTTVSKKFYDLERLKFNGSGLEADFGFDEERVFTREELRTMSEARPELAADVDFAGSVPVLGHGAPRPQEEEAVRAC, encoded by the coding sequence ATGCGTCTGGTGTTCGTGCAGCCCAACTACCATGCCGGCGGTGCCGAGATCGCTGGCAATTGGCCCCCGGGATGGGTCGCCTACATCGGCGGCGCGCTCAAGGCGGCCGGCTTCACGGACATCACGTTCGTCGACGCGATGACGAACCACATCAGCGACGACGCGCTCGCGCAGAAGCTCCGCGAGCTCAAGCCGGACGCGGTGCTCGCCACGGCGATCACGCCGATGATCTTCCAGGCGCAGCGCACCCTGCAGGTTGCGCGCGAGGTGAATCCCAACGTCCATACCATCCTGGGCGGGATCCACCCCACGTTCATGTATCAGCAGGTGTTCTCCGAGGCGCCGTGGATCGACTACATCGTCCGCGGCGAGCGCGAAGAGATCATCAGTGAGCTGATGCTTGCCATCCAGGACGGCACCGTCCTTGAGAAGCGTCGCGAGATCAAGGGGATCGCGTTCGTCGATAACGGGCAGGTGATCGCCACCCCGGCGCGCCCGGTGATCGCCGATCTCGACTCGCTCACCCCCGACTGGTCGCTCCTGGAGTGGGACAAGTACATCTATATCCCGCTCAATTGTCGCGTGGCCGTGCCGAACTTTGCGCGCGGCTGCCCCTTCACCTGCCGCTTCTGCTCGCAGTGGAAGTTCTGGCGCAAGTACCGCACGCGCGACCCGAAGAAGTTCGTCGACGAAATCGAAACGCTGGTCCGCGAGCACAACGTCGGCTTCTTCATCTTGGCCGATGAAGAACCCACGATCAACAAGAAGAAGTTCATCGCGCTCTGCGAAGCGCTCATCGAGCGCAATCTGCCGGTCACGTGGGGGATCAACACTCGCGTCACCGATATCCTGCGCGACGAAAAGGAGCTCCCGCTCTATCGCAAGGCGGGGCTCGTACACGTCTCGCTCGGCACCGAAGCCGCCGCGCAGCTCAAGCTCGATCGGTTCCGCAAGCAGACCACGCTCGAGCAGAACAAGCGCGCCATCCGCCTCCTCAAGGAAGCCGGGATGATCGCCGAGGCGCAGTTCATCATTGGCCTCGAGAACGAAACGCCCGAGACGATCGAGGAGACGTACAAGTACTCGCAGGACTGGGAGCCGGACATGGCGAACTGGAACATGTACACGCCATGGCCCTTTGCGGAGCTCTTCCAGGAGCTCGGCGATCGCGTCGAAGTGCGCGACTACTCCAAGTACAACTTCGTCACGCCGATCATCCAGCCCGACGCGATGACGCGCGATCAGGTGCTCAAGGGCGTGCTGCGGAACTACGCACGCTTCTACGCCAAGAAGGCGTTCCTGAGCTATCCCTGGCAGAAGGATCCGTTCAAGCGGAAGTATCTGCGCGGCTGCCTGCGGGCGTTCGCGAAGACGACCGTGAGCAAGAAGTTCTACGACCTCGAGCGCCTCAAGTTCAACGGCAGCGGCCTGGAAGCCGACTTCGGATTTGACGAGGAGCGGGTGTTCACGCGCGAGGAGCTGCGAACGATGTCCGAGGCGCGGCCGGAGCTGGCCGCCGATGTCGATTTTGCGGGAAGTGTGCCGGTCCTGGGGCATGGCGCTCCACGGCCACAAGAAGAGGAAGCCGTCCGTGCCTGCTGA
- the hemN gene encoding oxygen-independent coproporphyrinogen III oxidase gives MPAELLLPRNERPASLFCRGVMEHERVPTVSQALLARYDVPGPRYTSYPAVPDWTGGVDATNWHAHLGTLGTTDAPLALYVHLPFCASRCLYCGCNATVTTREEIVERYLTRLRQELGMLQQAMGGKPRVVEMHWGGGTPNFLGNRQIEAAFRMLGDVFAFDANTEHSVEADPRLVSREQLRTFRELGFSRISYGVQDLDPVVQEAIGRVQPESLVRDAVEMAREEGFTGLNLDLIYGLPHQTPERFARTIDGALSFDPDRVACFGYAHVPWMRAHQKRIDESALPVSWERFALFQGAVRRFLDSGYEWIGIDHFAKGSDPLTQAYNSGTLHRNFMGYTTRSGESLLGVGVSSISEVNGWFVQNEPELGGWQRAIDAGHLPVSRGHIMSSDDRVRSTAISHLMCNAELPFALVPGDVNALLDRYTPFVEDGFITIESDRVSVTPLGRFFLRNLAFALDAYRSATDGPRRFSRAV, from the coding sequence GTGCCTGCTGAACTCCTGTTGCCCCGTAACGAACGCCCCGCGTCGCTGTTCTGCCGCGGGGTGATGGAGCATGAGCGCGTGCCCACCGTCTCGCAGGCGTTGCTCGCCCGCTATGACGTGCCGGGGCCGCGCTACACGAGTTATCCAGCAGTCCCCGACTGGACCGGCGGGGTGGACGCGACGAACTGGCACGCACACCTCGGCACGCTCGGCACAACCGACGCGCCGCTGGCCCTGTATGTGCACCTCCCGTTCTGCGCGTCCCGCTGCCTCTACTGCGGCTGCAACGCCACCGTCACGACGCGCGAAGAGATTGTGGAGCGCTACCTCACGCGCTTGCGCCAGGAGCTGGGGATGCTGCAGCAGGCCATGGGCGGCAAGCCGCGCGTGGTGGAAATGCACTGGGGTGGTGGCACGCCCAACTTCCTCGGCAACCGGCAGATCGAAGCGGCGTTCCGCATGCTCGGCGATGTCTTTGCGTTCGATGCCAATACCGAACACTCGGTCGAGGCCGACCCGCGCCTCGTCTCGCGTGAGCAGCTCCGCACCTTCCGCGAGTTGGGCTTCAGCCGCATCAGCTACGGCGTGCAGGATCTCGATCCGGTCGTGCAGGAGGCCATCGGCCGCGTGCAGCCCGAGTCGCTCGTCCGCGATGCCGTGGAAATGGCGCGCGAAGAAGGCTTCACCGGGCTCAATCTCGACCTCATCTACGGACTGCCGCATCAGACCCCGGAGCGCTTCGCCCGCACCATCGACGGGGCGCTGAGTTTCGACCCCGATCGCGTCGCCTGCTTTGGCTATGCCCATGTGCCCTGGATGCGCGCGCATCAGAAGCGCATCGATGAATCGGCGTTGCCGGTGAGCTGGGAACGGTTCGCACTCTTTCAGGGGGCGGTGCGCCGCTTCCTCGACAGCGGCTACGAGTGGATCGGTATCGACCACTTTGCCAAGGGGAGTGACCCGCTCACGCAGGCGTACAACAGCGGCACGCTGCACCGGAACTTCATGGGCTACACCACGCGGAGCGGCGAATCGCTGCTGGGCGTCGGCGTGAGCTCCATCTCCGAGGTGAACGGGTGGTTCGTGCAGAATGAGCCGGAGCTCGGTGGCTGGCAGCGCGCCATCGATGCCGGCCATCTGCCGGTCTCGCGCGGGCACATCATGAGCAGCGACGACCGCGTGCGCAGCACGGCCATCTCGCATCTGATGTGCAACGCCGAGCTGCCATTCGCGCTCGTCCCGGGTGATGTGAACGCCTTGCTCGACCGCTACACCCCGTTCGTGGAGGATGGCTTCATCACCATCGAGTCGGATCGGGTGAGCGTGACCCCGCTCGGCCGCTTCTTCCTCCGTAATCTCGCTTTTGCTCTCGATGCTTATCGTAGCGCGACCGACGGCCCTCGGCGCTTCTCCCGCGCCGTCTGA
- the bchJ gene encoding bacteriochlorophyll 4-vinyl reductase yields MLIVARPTALGASPAPSDTDAPRVAPALIGPNAIIQVARVLTERLGDLRAEALVKEATGYTLATLPQHMVPEAEALALTTHVVGRLGEAPSTVILHEAGVRTGDYLLANRIPRVAQWLIRAMPKRAGLSLLLQSMMAHAWTFAGSGTFTVRHLGHEVELTFHACAMCRGLAAEGPVCDFYAGTFERLVTTLVSRRARVREVECHAHGGQCCRFRISDL; encoded by the coding sequence ATGCTTATCGTAGCGCGACCGACGGCCCTCGGCGCTTCTCCCGCGCCGTCTGACACCGACGCGCCGCGGGTGGCCCCGGCGCTGATCGGTCCGAACGCCATCATTCAGGTCGCCAGGGTGCTCACCGAGCGCCTTGGCGACCTGCGTGCCGAAGCGCTGGTGAAGGAGGCGACCGGCTACACGCTCGCAACGCTGCCGCAGCACATGGTGCCCGAAGCAGAGGCGCTCGCGCTCACCACGCACGTCGTGGGGCGCCTGGGCGAAGCACCCTCCACGGTCATCCTGCACGAAGCGGGGGTGCGTACAGGCGACTATCTGCTCGCCAACCGCATTCCGCGCGTGGCCCAGTGGCTCATCCGCGCGATGCCCAAGCGCGCCGGGCTGTCGCTGCTGCTGCAATCGATGATGGCGCATGCGTGGACCTTCGCCGGCAGCGGCACCTTCACCGTGCGCCACCTCGGTCATGAAGTCGAACTGACGTTTCACGCCTGCGCGATGTGCCGTGGGCTCGCCGCCGAGGGACCGGTCTGTGATTTCTACGCCGGCACCTTCGAACGGCTGGTGACCACGCTCGTGTCACGACGTGCCCGCGTGCGCGAGGTGGAGTGCCACGCGCACGGCGGGCAGTGCTGCCGCTTCCGGATCAGCGACCTGTAG
- a CDS encoding carboxypeptidase-like regulatory domain-containing protein, whose product MARPHHSRLGPALAAAVLLLSARVAHAQADVVRGRVLDDSSRSLVGATVSITRGPDRLVQQTLTDSAGRYSLRFDPGTGDYLVHVSATGFRAARRRVERVGTERELVADFTMGRDLALLAAVNVKAKRPERAEAQVASPYQREVGAAETYSQGVEGRVSPNQAGNLNTIAGTIPGVTMTPGGPAMLGASTSSNLTTLNGMALPGGSLPRAAKADVRVSGATFDATRGGFAGANIDVRLGAGDRNYQNRNVYATLNAPQLQATDAVGRSLGLTTGGFRASVGADGEAIRRTLTYNMALDVGRTVSDPTTLIAGDLGALRRAGLSPDSAQRVQQVASALGLPVLGAGVPSQRVQENVTWLGRLDDVRDTLRTLTLTSYAARSTEGALGFGPLAAPAAGGKSQQQTIGAQFVQSQYIGTGFYTLMQNRLAASRVTDRTTPYLSTPGATVLARSASDAAASDIVALQLGGNPFLAVDDSRWTVEGANEMVWNAQGRTHRFKTSLWGRGDGLTQQGMPNALGSYTYNSIADLAANRPASYARVLQQPTREASSYNAAAAFSHQWNKNQFFNVLYGARLEGSWFGSAPPQNAALEQALGVQTGVAPSRLHLSPRAGFSYTYSRDRRNGSGQMSTNVGSWYRNTMGIIRGGVGEFRDLYKPGTLADAMANAGLAGSTIALTCVGSAVPVPDWNALASGAAVAPASCANGAGALAERASSVTLVDPKFDVPRSWRASLGWASSIKNLMVRVDGLASYDLSQPSTLDANFSNTPRFALAGEGNRPMYVSTAGIDAASGAVSARESRRSTDYGRVALRTSDLRGYGSQLTTTIQPEIFRGAKGPPPVMFQVGYTIQQVRQQFRGADGGNFGDPFTKQWAAGQNDARHAFVAQAGVGIPKVGALTMFTRFQSGTPFTPLVRGDVDGDGRPNDRAFVPNVATEADATTRAQMQALLASAPANIRQCLTTQMGQVAGRQSCRGPWTQQMNLMLQPNIPPIGRHNITMNVVFENPLAGLDQLLHGADNLRGWGTAAQPDPVLLLPRSFDAQAQRFRYDVNPRFGDTRAFRTLSRVPFRVVVDFSVDLSTPFDLQTLRRAIEPVRVTENGKKTWTRRSADSIADLYLSRTSNIHRLLLAESDSLFLTKDQITQLLKADSVYSARIRGLYVPLAQFLASQPGGAAGKASLDTVQATTKLYWPIFWEQVDLILPILQPQQRQLVPFVDNISRVTAEQRKNSQWQFGYPVPLKHNRPRVGGEGGNQNVSISRNGD is encoded by the coding sequence ATGGCACGCCCTCACCATTCCCGGCTCGGCCCCGCCCTCGCGGCGGCCGTCCTCCTCTTGAGCGCCCGCGTGGCGCATGCGCAGGCCGACGTTGTACGCGGCCGCGTGCTCGACGATTCCAGTCGCTCGCTCGTTGGCGCCACGGTCAGCATCACCCGCGGCCCCGATCGCCTCGTCCAGCAGACCCTCACCGATTCGGCTGGGCGCTACAGTCTGCGTTTCGACCCCGGGACGGGTGACTATCTCGTCCACGTCAGTGCGACCGGCTTTCGCGCGGCCCGGCGCCGCGTCGAGCGCGTGGGGACCGAACGCGAGCTCGTGGCCGACTTCACCATGGGGCGCGACCTCGCCCTCCTCGCCGCCGTCAACGTGAAGGCCAAGCGCCCCGAGCGCGCCGAAGCGCAGGTGGCGAGCCCGTATCAGCGGGAGGTGGGCGCCGCCGAAACGTACAGTCAGGGGGTCGAGGGGCGCGTGAGCCCCAATCAGGCGGGGAATCTCAACACCATCGCCGGCACCATTCCGGGCGTCACCATGACACCGGGTGGTCCCGCCATGCTGGGGGCGAGCACGTCGAGCAATCTCACGACGCTCAACGGCATGGCACTCCCCGGCGGATCGCTGCCGCGCGCGGCCAAGGCCGATGTGCGCGTGAGCGGCGCCACCTTCGATGCCACACGCGGCGGCTTTGCCGGAGCGAACATCGATGTGCGCCTGGGGGCCGGTGATCGCAACTATCAGAACCGCAACGTCTATGCGACGCTCAACGCGCCGCAGCTGCAGGCGACCGACGCCGTGGGCCGCTCCCTCGGACTCACCACCGGCGGCTTCCGCGCCAGCGTCGGCGCCGATGGCGAAGCGATTCGCCGCACCCTCACGTACAACATGGCGCTCGATGTCGGCCGCACGGTGAGCGATCCGACCACGCTCATCGCCGGCGATCTGGGCGCGCTGCGTCGCGCGGGTCTCTCACCCGACTCGGCGCAGCGCGTCCAGCAGGTCGCGAGCGCGCTGGGCCTGCCGGTGTTGGGCGCCGGCGTCCCCTCGCAGCGCGTCCAGGAGAACGTGACCTGGCTCGGGCGCCTCGACGATGTGCGCGATACGCTGCGCACGCTCACGCTCACGTCGTATGCGGCGCGCAGCACCGAAGGCGCGCTGGGCTTTGGTCCGCTGGCGGCGCCCGCGGCCGGTGGCAAGTCACAGCAGCAGACCATCGGCGCGCAGTTCGTGCAGAGCCAGTACATCGGCACGGGCTTCTACACCCTCATGCAGAACCGCCTCGCCGCGAGCCGCGTGACCGATCGGACGACGCCGTACCTCAGCACCCCGGGTGCGACGGTGCTCGCACGCTCGGCGTCCGATGCCGCCGCCAGTGATATCGTGGCGCTGCAACTCGGCGGCAACCCGTTCCTGGCGGTGGACGATTCGCGCTGGACCGTCGAAGGCGCGAACGAGATGGTGTGGAATGCGCAGGGGCGTACGCATCGCTTCAAGACCTCCCTCTGGGGGCGCGGCGACGGCCTCACCCAGCAGGGGATGCCCAATGCGCTCGGCTCCTACACCTACAACTCCATTGCCGACCTCGCGGCCAACCGCCCGGCATCGTACGCGCGCGTGCTGCAGCAACCTACCCGGGAGGCGAGCAGCTACAACGCGGCCGCCGCGTTCTCGCATCAGTGGAACAAGAACCAGTTCTTCAACGTGCTCTACGGCGCGCGGCTCGAAGGCAGCTGGTTCGGCAGCGCGCCGCCGCAGAACGCGGCCCTGGAACAGGCGCTCGGCGTGCAGACCGGCGTCGCCCCCAGCCGCCTGCACCTCTCGCCGCGCGCAGGCTTCAGCTACACCTATTCGCGTGATCGCCGCAATGGCAGCGGGCAGATGAGCACGAACGTGGGGTCGTGGTACCGCAACACCATGGGGATCATCCGCGGTGGCGTCGGCGAGTTCCGCGATCTCTACAAGCCCGGCACCCTCGCCGATGCGATGGCCAACGCCGGGCTCGCGGGGAGCACCATTGCCCTCACCTGCGTGGGCAGTGCGGTCCCCGTGCCCGACTGGAACGCCCTCGCGAGCGGCGCGGCCGTGGCCCCCGCGAGCTGTGCGAACGGCGCCGGCGCTCTCGCCGAGCGTGCATCGAGTGTGACACTCGTAGACCCCAAGTTCGACGTGCCCCGCAGCTGGCGCGCGTCACTCGGCTGGGCGAGCAGCATCAAGAACTTGATGGTGCGCGTGGACGGTCTTGCCAGCTACGACCTGAGCCAGCCCAGCACGCTCGACGCCAACTTCAGCAACACGCCGCGCTTCGCGCTGGCCGGTGAAGGGAATCGGCCGATGTACGTGAGCACCGCCGGGATCGACGCGGCCAGCGGGGCGGTGTCGGCCCGCGAGTCGCGCCGCAGCACCGACTACGGTCGTGTTGCACTGCGCACGAGCGACCTGCGCGGCTACGGCAGCCAGCTCACGACGACCATTCAGCCGGAAATCTTTCGCGGCGCCAAAGGCCCGCCGCCGGTGATGTTCCAGGTCGGCTACACCATTCAGCAGGTGCGTCAGCAGTTCCGCGGTGCCGACGGCGGAAACTTTGGCGATCCGTTCACGAAGCAGTGGGCCGCCGGGCAGAACGATGCGCGCCATGCGTTCGTGGCGCAGGCCGGCGTGGGGATCCCCAAGGTCGGCGCGCTGACGATGTTCACGCGCTTCCAGTCGGGCACCCCGTTCACGCCGCTGGTGCGCGGCGACGTGGATGGCGATGGCCGGCCGAACGACCGGGCCTTCGTGCCCAATGTGGCCACCGAAGCCGACGCCACCACACGCGCGCAGATGCAGGCCCTGCTCGCCTCGGCGCCCGCGAATATCCGCCAGTGTCTGACCACACAGATGGGACAGGTCGCTGGCCGTCAGAGCTGCCGTGGCCCCTGGACGCAGCAGATGAACCTCATGCTGCAGCCCAACATCCCGCCGATCGGGCGCCACAACATCACCATGAACGTGGTCTTCGAGAATCCACTTGCCGGGCTCGATCAGCTGCTGCACGGCGCGGACAACCTGCGCGGCTGGGGCACGGCGGCGCAGCCCGATCCGGTCCTGCTCCTGCCGCGCAGCTTCGACGCGCAGGCACAGCGCTTCCGCTACGACGTGAACCCGCGCTTCGGTGATACACGCGCCTTCCGCACGCTTTCGCGCGTGCCGTTCCGCGTCGTCGTGGACTTCTCGGTGGATCTCTCCACGCCGTTCGATCTGCAGACACTCCGCCGGGCGATCGAGCCCGTGCGCGTGACCGAGAATGGCAAGAAGACGTGGACGCGCCGCAGCGCCGATTCCATCGCCGATCTCTACCTGAGCCGCACGTCGAACATCCACCGCCTGCTGCTCGCCGAAAGCGACTCGCTCTTCCTTACGAAGGATCAGATCACTCAGCTGCTCAAGGCCGACAGTGTGTATTCGGCGCGCATCCGCGGGCTCTACGTGCCCCTCGCGCAGTTCCTCGCCAGTCAGCCCGGCGGGGCGGCCGGCAAGGCGTCGCTCGATACCGTGCAGGCCACGACCAAGCTCTACTGGCCGATCTTCTGGGAACAGGTCGATCTCATTCTGCCCATCCTGCAGCCGCAGCAGCGCCAGCTGGTGCCCTTCGTGGACAACATCAGCCGCGTCACGGCGGAGCAGCGCAAGAACAGCCAGTGGCAGTTCGGCTATCCCGTGCCCCTCAAGCACAACCGCCCGCGCGTGGGTGGCGAGGGCGGCAATCAGAACGTGTCGATCTCGCGGAACGGCGACTGA